The Bombina bombina isolate aBomBom1 chromosome 9, aBomBom1.pri, whole genome shotgun sequence sequence atgtgaccatAGACAGCTGGTGTAAGATtgcattatgttatctgctactggagggacatgtgaccacagacagctgacgttggcttacattatgttatcagctacttgagggacatgtgaccacagacaactgacgttggcttacattatgttatctgctactggAGGAACATGTGACAACAGACAGCTGGCGtaggcttacattatgttatctgctacttgagggacatgtgaccacAGACAGCTGGTGTTGGCttattatgttatctgctacttgagggacatgtgaccacAGACAGCTGACATTGGCTTAcgttatgttatctgctacttgagggacatgtgaccacagacagttgacattggcttacattatgttatctgctacttgagggacatgtgaccacAGACAGCTGACATTGGCTTAcgttatgttatctgctacttgagggacatgtgaccacagacagctgacattggcttacattatgttatctgctacttgagggacatgtgaccacagacagctgacattggcttacattatgttatatgctacttgagggacatgtgaccacagacagctgacattggcttacattatgttatcctgctacttgagggacatgtgaccatagacagctggccttagcttacattatgttatctgctacttgagagACATGTGACCATAGACAGCTGGCGTTGGcctacattatgttatctgctacttgagggacatgtgacaATAGACAGTTGACGTTGGCTTACAtaatgttatctgctacttgagggacatgtgaccatAGACAACTGGCATAGGCTTATATTATTGtatctgctacttgagggacatATGACCACAGACAGCTGGCGTTAActattatgttatctgctacttgaagGACATGTGACCATAGACATATCTCCttgtagaagaggaagatattTTCTGAAATTGTAACAAAAGCTTTCATGGAATGTACAAATGAAAGTAATTCACTTTAATGAATTTCCTACACATCACTCGTGCTTATTCCTAACCACAATCTTGCTGTGTAACCTCAGGCAATTAAGTTAACTCCCTGCGGTTTCTGTAATTCTCACACAACCTTGTTGGTTACTTGCTCTCATGTACTTTACCTACGGGCGTTTTTGTCATGTAATCACACAGTTATGCTGTTTTTTCTGCTTTTCTCACTTTTGTCATGTCCAGTGGTCCGTGTTACCTCCTCACTAAATACACTTTCCATCAGCACATGAAAAGATTTCTGCAACTTATTCTTGAAATCTTTTCCCATGAAGACATACAGGATGGGATTGACACAGCAGTTGGCATATGCCAGTCCCTGTGATAAGTGGTCAAGCGCCGTTAAGGTTGGGCTTTCTAGAAAAAGCATACCAATGCCGACAATGTGGTAGGGGGCCCAGGACACACAAAATGCAATAACTATACCCGTTGCTACTTTCCGTGTTTTgctgcccactttgccaaacctGGAGTTCTGCAGCTTCCAGGCTAGGCAGAGGTAGCAGGCAGTGATGATCAAAAATGGTAAAAAGAACCCTAAAATAGCACGGGTTACTGTTACAGTAATGATGGCATTAGTTGAAGTGGAAGCCTCAATGCGATTTATatcgttatatatatatgtttcgaaCGTTCCTTCTCTTGTATCAAAGTTGTCAATAGGATAAGCCCCAGACACGTCAAAATACTCCTCATTTTGGTAAACTCCTCCAGGAACGGGATTGACCATGTTCAGCTTGGTATCAGTCATTTCCCGTGAAGTGGCATTTTTGTTGATGAAAAGGTCGCCCCGGATATTGTAGCTATAATTCAAATTAATTTCCCCATCATAGTTGTAGACACAATGAGTAGTTTCATCTATTAATAACGTTTCCCGATAGAGGAATACAGGAAGACACATCAGAAAAGAGAGTAGCCAGATACAAACACATGCAAGCCAAGCTTTTTGTACAGTGCGATTATTCTGTGACCAAACCGGCTTAACCACAACAAGACATCGGTCCACACTGATGGTTACAAGGGTGAAAACGCTAGCGAACATGTTGAGGATAACAATGGATGGTAGCAGCTTGCAGAGGATGGAGCCATATGGCCATACGTCATGAAGGACCTCAACAGAAATGGAGAAAGGAAGAGACAGGCAGCAAATCAGGTCAGCTACAGCAAGGTTCCAAAACCAGACCGTGTTCACCGTCCTTCTCATTTTCACGCTTGTAACCCATATCACCAAGCTGTTTCCTGGCACACCGAAAATAAATGTAACAGCTAATATGATCATGGTGAC is a genomic window containing:
- the C3AR1 gene encoding C3a anaphylatoxin chemotactic receptor, which produces MLSALNVSDIGQDSTLVGHYSPEQIVTMIILAVTFIFGVPGNSLVIWVTSVKMRRTVNTVWFWNLAVADLICCLSLPFSISVEVLHDVWPYGSILCKLLPSIVILNMFASVFTLVTISVDRCLVVVKPVWSQNNRTVQKAWLACVCIWLLSFLMCLPVFLYRETLLIDETTHCVYNYDGEINLNYSYNIRGTFETYIYNDINRIEASTSTNAIITVTVTRAILGFFLPFLIITACYLCLAWKLQNSRFGKVGSKTRKVATGIVIAFCVSWAPYHIVGIGMLFLESPTLTALDHLSQGLAYANCCVNPILYVFMGKDFKNKLQKSFHVLMESVFSEEVTRTTGHDKSEKSRKNSITV